From Haliotis asinina isolate JCU_RB_2024 chromosome 8, JCU_Hal_asi_v2, whole genome shotgun sequence, a single genomic window includes:
- the LOC137295379 gene encoding saccharopine dehydrogenase-like oxidoreductase produces the protein MSTGGSAQKYDIVIFGATGFTGQFVVDEVARIAEEERVTWAVAGRKMDRLQKVLEQSGQRTGKSLEDTPIIIADSSAEQSILDMCKQARVVLNCVGPYRFHGSQVVRACIEGGASHIDISGEPQFLENMQLLYNAKAKDAGVYIIGSCGFDSIPADLGVVFMKSKFQGDLNSVECYISLTSGPEGAAINYATYESAVHGFAHQGELPAIRKQLFPSPLPRSKHKVPRRSAVFKSGLMDKWCFPFLGSDKSVVTRTQRYNYDVKKSRPIQFSPYMCVDSFLYMVLMVVFGTLFGLFAKFSITRNILLQFPGLFTVGLVKKGGPSKKQIEGTSFSMTFFGEGYSDKLDDPEAQHENPPDKKIQTKVIGPEPGYVTTPICMVQAGLMILKERSKLPSGGGVYTPGAAFGETSLITRLDKRNVKFQVLES, from the exons ATGTCGACAGGTGGAAGTGcacaaaaatatgacattgtaATATTCGGTGCCACCGGGTTTACTGGTCAGTTTGTGGTAGACGAGGTGGCCCGAATAGCTGAAGAAGAGAGAGTAACATGGGCGGTAGCCGGGAGGAAGATGGACAGATTACAGAAAGTCCTGGAACAGTCCGGGCAGAGAACAG GAAAGAGTTTGGAGGACACGCCCATCATTATAGCCGACTCAAGTGCGGAGCAGTCAATCTTGGACatgtgtaaacaggccagagtCGTGCTGAACTGTGTGGGACCG TACCGTTTCCATGGCAGCCAGGTGGTGAGAGCTTGTATCGAGGGAGGAGCAAGCCACATTGACATAAGTGGAGAACCCCAG TTCCTTGAGAATATGCAGCTCTTGTACAACGCCAAGGCAAAGGATGCCGGCGTCTACATCATCGGCAGCTGTGGATTTGACAGCATCCCTGCTGACCTCGGCGTTGTCTTCATGAAATCTAAGTTTCAGG GTGATTTAAATTCTGTGGAGTGTTACATCAGTTTGACCTCAGGACCAGAG GGAGCTGCAATTAACTATGCGACTTACGAGTCAGCCGTCCATGGGTTCGCACACCAAGGGGAGCTGCCGGCCATCAGGAAGCAATTGTTTCCCAGCCCCTTGCCACGCAGTAAACACAAGGTCCCAAGAAG ATCAGCTGTGTTCAAGAGTGGCTTAATGGATAAATGGTGTTTCCCATTCCTTGGAAGTGACAAGTCAGTTGTGACCAGAACACAAAGATACAATTACGATGTGAAAAAGTCGCGCCCA ATTCAGTTCTCCCCATATATGTGTGTAGACAGCTTCCTCTACATGGTCCTCATGGTTGTGTTTGGAACTCTCTTCGGACTCTTTGCCAAGTTTAGCATAACCCGTAACATCCTCCTGCAG TTCCCAGGCTTGTTTACAGTTGGTTTGGTGAAGAAAGGTGGGCCCAGCAAGAAACAG ATTGAAGGAACGTCTTTCTCCATGACATTCTTCGGAGAGGGATACAGCGACAAGCTGGATGACCCAGAGGCACAGCATGAGAATCCTCCAGACAAGAAAATTCAGACCAAGGTCATTGGACCAG AGCCTGGCTATGTGACTACGCCAATCTGCATGGTACAAGCTGGACTCATGATCCTCAAGGAGAGGTCAAAACTTCCTTCAGG GGGTGGTGTCTACACACCTGGCGCTGCTTTTGGTGAGACAAGTCTGATCACGAGACTGGATAAAAGAAACGTGAAGTTCCAAGTGTTGGAGTCGTAA